In Prinia subflava isolate CZ2003 ecotype Zambia chromosome 8, Cam_Psub_1.2, whole genome shotgun sequence, the genomic window CTCCTTAACTCcgaggagaaggagaaaatgaaactctgctcccagcagctgtaACGAGCTTTACCTTTGGCACAGCTCGCAATTAAACAGTAACTGCAGCTCTGTTCCTTACACTGAGTGTGCCCCGTTTTTGGTAAGGCTTTGTGATTTTCCTCCATGGCTGTGTTTGCctttgggagcagggaaaggagctcTGGGGGACTCTCACCGTTGAAGTAAAACTTGAGCCTGTTGGCGAAGACGTTTGCTGTGGGGATGTTGAGCTGCAAGGCCACGTGTTCCACGATGCTCTGGAAGCCCCCCGAGACCAGGAACACCTGAACCCCTCGCTGGTGCAGCCTGCtcaccagctccctgcagagagacAGCACAAAGCTCAAACAAACCCTTCCCAGCCCAGGATTTGTGCTAGTCCAGCTGGgtctgtgctgctttgcagctccatccatctctgctgcacaaagcttttccctctctgcctttgtTTGTGCACACACCTGGCTGGAAAGAGCTGGacaaaaaaacaacatttcATCCCTCAAAAACAAGCACCCCTCAAACTGATTTCCTTCCACTTTCACATGAGTTCCCTTGAACAAGTGAGAGCAGAtccagagcagatttttttttttctgaagtgaaaCAACGGCAAGAAAATGAATCTGGAATGCAGCAAAAAGCAGGGAATGAGATAAAGCCGCTGCTCCAAGATGCCAAGGGGGCTGCAAAGTGCAAAGTGCAAATGTtttccagctcagagctggttCATCAGATGCTGGACAGCAATGCCATCTTTAGGAGAGGGCACCAGCCACAGAAAAGGAATCAAAAAAAGGAGTTTGTGACCCCAGTTCATGTGAGCAGGACTCGAAGGCAGTGAAAAGATTTGGGGATttggctctgcaggcaggaggatCAGCCTGCAGCAAGGGGAGcaagggaaggggcagcaggaacagcagaaacACCAAagactgaaaagcaaagcagagcttAAAGCAGGAcacagaaaggaggaagaaaaggaaggattgaaaaggaggaagaaaaggaaggaatgaaaggaaaatcacGTGATCCTAAACAGGGAAACAATGTTCTCTTTGTAGTCACCTCTAGCtgtcttttacagaaaaaaagataaaatactAGCACAGGATCATCTAAAACTCCTTTCatatgctaaaaatattttagacttGAAGCTATGGTCAGATTTTGtagtaaagaaattcttttcaaTTGGTAGAAACAATTtgaatagggaaaaaaatccccagagcTTTTCAGTTTAAAGAGTTCATGTTCATTCCAAACCTCAGGACAAATGAATACACAAATTTATGTGTTTGCTTAATGagtattttaatgtttataGGGACTTCAGAATGGGTAGCTCTAAGGAATGGATCCCCCAaactgagctgggggagagtcaGAGAGAGGTAACAGAGCTGCAGAATAGACCAAATTTAAGGAGGTGTTAAATCTCCCCCCAGTCCCATCACCCCTGGAAAACCAGTGGTTGAACAGATTCTTTTCCATGCCCATTTAATCCTCCAGCCAGATTTGAGCTTGGCAGCCAAGGTGCCAGTTAATATTTaagaaccttttctttttccatggaTGCTGAACCCTGTGCCATGGAGCCAAGCTCCTGATCCAAGCTCTGTGCAcggagatggagcaggagggcaacacagagcagctctgtggcctTACAGCATCACTAAAGACACAgaatttggtttatttattcCATCTGCTTCctgaatacttaaaaaaaaatcaattctccTTACCTTATTCCTGGAGTTAGCTGAGGTGGGTTGTCAGATATTAATTTCTGCACTTGTTCGTAGGAGGGCCGGATGAGCCCTAACCGTGCTGTGAGAGCTGCCTTGAATGTCACAGTGCCACCCATGGCTCTGCGGGTCCTGAGGGACAGCAAAACCCAAATCAGGGACACTTCACTGGCTCAGGCTTCCCCCAGCCACCAAGGAATGACAAGGAGCCAGGTAAGAGAGGCCAGACTGAGCCCAGAGACTGGGGGCATCCACTGCTGGGAGGTCTCCATGGGTGGGAGAACCAGaggagcaaaggaaaacagctcCATTCCCTCTGTGATGCCACACTGGGACCATATTCCTGAGCTGAATCTAACAAAGCTTTTGCTAAAAGCTTCAGCTTGTGCTgtttcccagccccagcctcagcagaggGTTGGGAgtgctgtcccctctcctccaTCTCATGGTAAGGTTTCCTTGCTCAGAACAGGGTGTGTAGTGCTTAGCCAAGTTTAATGATGAGGGCTGCTCCCAGTCCATCAAAATTACCATTAGAGAATTCACAGCAGGACAGTTTTGTTGGGTGGCCCCACAATTCCCAGACCAAGTCACTTCACCCTGCATTAATCCCACTAATTACCCCAACCCCATTACAAACTGCAGCAACCCACACTGGAGCCAAACGCCCTTAAAGGACAAATCCAGCCCCACAGACCGATCCCCTCCATGGCTGATTTTTCCTGGCCCTGTGTGCTCTCCCCCAGCCATACTCACATCTCTGCCACGGCGTCCCCGACCCCGCAGAACTTGGCCAGCTCGTCGATGCCCTCCTCCCTGATGACCGTGCTGTCCACGTCGAAGCACACGGCGTCGGCGCTGCGGAAGATCTCCTTCAGCTCCATCAGCGACGCCATCCTCTTGGGAGCCTTCTTACTGTGAGGGGACAAGATGAAGTCTTTCTCTGAGTGGGAGTAGTGCAGCGTTTCCTGAGCcattggtgctgctgctctggcgCGTGTGAGAAGGGCCGAGCACAGCCCGGCCACGGCTTTTATCCCGGGGGGAATGGTGGTGGAGGTCTGCCCCAGCTGCTGATTTGCTCCCTGCTGTCGCTGCCTCCTGATGGGCACCCCGTGCTCCAGGTGGGCCgtggagccctgggctgctgctgatttgttccctgctgcctcagcccaCTGATGTCCGTGGGTTCAAGGTTGTAATCCTTGGCATTGGGTGCAGCACCAGGCTGCCAAGGGCCCTGTGGGATTGCAGGGCTCGTCGTGATTTCTCatctctcccagcctggggtgtcgcagcagctgctgcaggacacccAGGCCCTAAGGATTGATTGCAAATTATCCTAAACCTATCAATGAGTGGTTGTCCCTAAATCAGGAAGTTTTAGATCCTTTTCTATATCCTCATTAATAAAAGATTGGACCATTAACATTGGGCATTAGCCTTTTATAAATGCATCAAACCCTTTGAGAACTTCATTCAACCCACCAAGACATCACATTTTCCACACCAGTCCCTgacaaaagtttattttctacCCTTTTAGATCTGTCCACTTCAATATGCCAAGCACTTCGGCAGATCAGGAGCTTAAGGAGTTAAATATCTTCTTACTCATCCCTACTCACCTTGTGCTTCATCCTTTCCTAGGGGAATCAATTCAGTGTGGATTTTACTATTTACTGATCTGTAATTTAGACACAAACAACACCTTCCTATTCATCTCACTTCCCAGATTTTGGTAGAAGTGTTTGTTTCTTCTAATCTCTCAGACACCTCTCAGGACATGTCCTGTATGACGGGTTGCAGTTTTCATGGGACAGGGGAAAAATGCCATCAGACAGTACATTCTTAAGAATTATGGGTGTCTTTATAACTTttcatcttttgttttcctctcacCAATGGCCAAAGCTGGACTGAGAACCTTTGGTTTTGTTCCCAGGACGTGGCGAATATCGGGATACAAAAGGCTTTATGAAAAATCCCCATCACCACTACAAATGTAGAACACACCCCTCTCTTATCAGCTCCTGTGCATggaataaaatagaattaatCTATTGCTGAAAGGTGGAAATCTGTCTAAAGGAAGACAGCCTGAGTGGTGAAACCTGTTGTGAACAGCCAGGAGCTGTCTACATGAGATTCTGCCTGACAAACAGAGAGATGTCAACGAGCAAGGGACAGACACAAGTGACATgagaggcacaggcagccctCACACAGGGCTCTTTGGGGggtttttctgctgcctttgaggggagggaagagatATCCCAGAAAAGGCTTTCACAGAGCTCCTCTGAACTGCAGCTTGGCAGAACTCTGCCCTTGGTGCATGGACACACCATAAAACTCCAGCCCAGCCTTAGGATCATGACTAAAGGATTATTCACTGCAGGCCATGTggggttttgtctttttctccaAAGACTGCACTGGACATGTAAGAAAAATAGTTACAGGCCATCAGCACAGCGTATAAAAGAAAAGTGGCCACGGACATCAAAATTCCCtctgccagagcccagctctgaggTCAGGCTTGGTGGCCAGGGGCCAGCTCTGAGGTCAGGCTTGGCACTGGCTGGGCAGGTGACATGTGAATTCCACGTCTGCTTTAGCCTTGACTTGCCCGGGCTGCGGAgtgtttgtgtttgcagtgAAACATCCCGGCTTTCCAAGCAGCAGGGCCCTGATTCCAGGGCAGGGGGGGCATTGGCGTCACAGTGTCCCTGCCACACCGAGGGGCAGTGGCACCGTGTGGGGACACTGCTCTGTGACGTGATTGAGTGGTGACAAAATGGAATTTCGGGCTGGATACGCGGTTTTGATCTGTCCCAGAGAAATGTTATCTCTCCAAACACGTGCTGAGCGGGAATGATGAAATGTTcacctttccttctctctgctaTCCACATTTCCCATGTTGAAATGTTcacctttccttctctctgctaTCCATATTTCCCATGCTGAAATAttcacttttccttctctctgctaTCCATATTTCCCATGCTGAAATATTcacctttccttctctctgctaTCCACATTTCCCATGTTGAAATGTTcacctttccttctctctgctaTCCACATTTCCCATGCTGAAATGttcacttttccttctctctgctaTCCACATTTCCCATGTTGAAATGttcacttttccttctctcttctaTCCACATTTCCCGTGTTCCATTCCCTGCTGGATGGACCTTACAGTGATGACATGAAAGCTGTGGTGGAGTTTGCACTTGGATGGACAAATAAAGAATTATTGTGGAGTCATAGTTGGAATTAACTCTGTCCTCTCTTTATTCCAAGCAATAACTCCTTGAAAATAGTTTCAAACTGCGGTTTATGTTGTCTAAAAATGACAAAGTGGAAGGGAAGGATTGCAAAAATCATCAGTGGCACATCAGAGCAAAAAGAATTGAAGTTGTGTAAAACCCTTTTATGGACAAACCTCAGCTGCAGTCAGGGAAAAGCAATTTTGTATTCCAGATTGGTTCAGGCCTGTGTAAGCAGCAGGGATTAATTATTCCAAAATATAGAGCATCTGATTGCTTAAAAGTGTAAATGTTTTAATGaggtgggaagaaaaaagaaattcccACAAATAATGGGTTCTGTTTCCACATGAAAAACACTGATAGGGAATCTCTGATCTTCCTACCACTGAATTTCAGGTAGGTAATCAATTTCTAGCTTGAACAGCATCCAAGCAGTAAACATTTCAACAGGTCTGATATAAAATATCATGGGGGAAAACTGGAAAGAAGAATAGAGGGAAGAGAAGAACAATTGGCAAAGAAGTGGCTAAAGATGACAAAAGAGTGACAGAGAGAGAGGTAGGGTGAGAGTTGAGataaagatggagaaaaaaggaaatcacaAGGGAAAAGTGGAATTCCCATGAGATCTCCTTGCCTCCAGACTATGAAGTGTTCATTAGgctgttctgaaaaaaaaccaaaacaaaacagagagaagACATTTTCACAAGAAATAATTCTCTTTCATAATAGACAGGGTGGAGCCACAAACAGGAGAATTATGTAAGAGCAcatgggaaaggaaaacaactgAAATCCTTTCTGTTTGCTGTCCCTTCAAAGCTGCACCATCCTCTGTCTCCAATGTAAAGCAAACAGGAGCAGTGAGTGGTGCTCAGCACTGCGGGTGTGCTGAGATCTCAAACCCTCATTGTCACTACACCTCCCTTGTTGTCATATCTCAGCTTTCAGAAGTGCTGCCACGCTGCTACTTTGCATGATGATCACATTTATTGCTGTTAAAAATGAAGATTAAGTGAATCTTAATAAAATATTACCCAGCACTCAGGAATATCCTTGTTTGCAAACAATTTCTGATTCACTTCCTACAATTTAACGTTGTATTGAACATTAATAGAAGTTCAACCACATTAAACTGTTTATTTTGCCTTgaagggaagctgctgctcagagcaaaGGATTTGGAGAAAATAGTTCTTGAAACTTTTTTCAGGACCT contains:
- the PSPH gene encoding phosphoserine phosphatase, which gives rise to MASLMELKEIFRSADAVCFDVDSTVIREEGIDELAKFCGVGDAVAEMTRRAMGGTVTFKAALTARLGLIRPSYEQVQKLISDNPPQLTPGIRELVSRLHQRGVQVFLVSGGFQSIVEHVALQLNIPTANVFANRLKFYFNGEYAGFDETQPTAESGGKGKVITHLKEQFHFKKVVMIGDGATDMEACPPGDCFIGFGGNVVRKQVKEKAKWYITHFDELLKELEER